A portion of the Manihot esculenta cultivar AM560-2 chromosome 2, M.esculenta_v8, whole genome shotgun sequence genome contains these proteins:
- the LOC110605094 gene encoding spermidine hydroxycinnamoyl transferase: MSWVIIKSSCNLKPNAQTKTGRLSLSELDQIGIITHAPAIFFYKPSLSNGHQEAFTSIITTLKDSLSRVLVPFYPLAGRVHWIGHGRLELHCNAMGIQFLEAESQSKLEDFGDFSEFSKFKNLIPHVDYTIPMHEIPLLFVQVTKFQCGGFSICFHVSHVVIDGQSALHFIAEWARIARGEPLGVRPVFDRKLLRAGDPPISQKLFHHKEFDELPLLLGQSNNYEERRKKTTALSLKLTKAQVEMLKNKANERKSMDNGGGYTRYETLAAHVWRSACKAREHKPEQPTAMGILIDARKRMEPQLPDSYFGNAIHEVIAVSTSGELVSKPLGFACGKIRDAIQNSTSDYMNSAIDFCKNQQDLTKFQDIYTLRGTDEGPSYGNPNLSLVSWLTLPIYGVDFGCGKEIYMGPGSLDCDGDAYLMQSHDSDGSLVLAICLQVAHIKAFQRYFYEDIM, translated from the coding sequence ATGTCGTGGGTGATCATCAAGAGCTCCTGCAACCTTAAACCAAATGCTCAAACTAAGACCGGCCGTCTTTCCCTTTCCGAATTGGACCAAATTGGAATCATAACTCATGCGCCTGCTATTTTCTTCTATAAACCATCTCTCTCAAATGGGCATCAGGAGGCTTTCACTTCCATTATCACTACCCTCAAAGACTCCTTGAGCCGAGTGCTGGTGCCGTTTTATCCACTTGCTGGTCGTGTACACTGGATTGGCCATGGCCGCCTTGAGCTTCATTGCAATGCCATGGGTATCCAGTTTCTTGAAGCCGAATCTCAATCAAAACTAGAGGATTTTGGTGATTTTTCAGAATTTTCAAAGTTCAAAAATCTCATCCCACATGTAGACTACACTATTCCAATGCATGAAATACCTTTATTGTTTGTGCAAGTTACTAAGTTCCAATGTGGTGGTTTTAGCATTTGCTTCCATGTGTCTCATGTTGTTATTGATGGCCAAAGTGCACTTCATTTCATCGCTGAGTGGGCTCGAATTGCACGTGGTGAGCCATTAGGCGTACGACCAGTTTTTGATCGAAAGCTCTTGCGAGCTGGGGATCCTCCAATTTCTCAAAAGCTATTTCATCATAAGGAGTTCGATGAACTACCACTCTTGCTTGGTCAATCAAATAATTATgaggaaagaagaaagaaaacaacTGCTTTGAGTCTGAAGCTAACCAAAGCCCAAGTTGAGATGCTAAAAAACAAGGCCAATGAGAGGAAAAGCATGGACAATGGTGGAGGTTACACCAGATATGAGACCTTGGCTGCACATGTATGGAGATCAGCCTGCAAAGCTCGAGAGCACAAACCTGAACAACCAACAGCAATGGGTATTTTGATCGATGCAAGAAAACGCATGGAACCACAGTTGCCTGATAGTTACTTTGGCAATGCTATTCATGAGGTAATTGCAGTGAGCACCTCCGGTGAGCTTGTATCAAAACCCTTGGGGTTCGCTTGTGGCAAAATAAGAGATGCAATTCAGAATTCGACCAGTGATTACATGAACTCTGCAATCGACTTCTGCAAGAATCAGCAAGATCTGACTAAGTTTCAAGACATATATACTCTTCGAGGTACTGATGAAGGGCCTTCTTATGGAAACCCTAATCTATCTCTGGTTAGCTGGTTAACCTTGCCCATTTACGGTGTTGATTTTGGGTGCGGAAAGGAAATTTATATGGGGCCAGGAAGTCTTGATTGTGATGGGGATGCGTACCTTATGCAGAGTCATGATTCAGATGGATCCTTGGTTCTGGCTATATGTTTGCAGGTAGCTCATATCAAAGCTTTTCAAAGGTATTTCTATGAAGATATCATGTAG